One stretch of Rosistilla oblonga DNA includes these proteins:
- a CDS encoding PhoH family protein gives MTEATLSISQPNQILSLFGPRDQNVRLLRERFDVSITHRDGQIRVSGPQEEVRRATQALERLRDQLIRNGVVNQDDLDAVLADDDGSPRSGKIRSGGEIQIRHAGRRIKPRTEGQARYVAAIRKHDLSFCIGPAGTGKTYLAVAMAVEALKAEEVRKIVLVRPAVEAGESLGFLPGDLRAKLNPYLRPLLDALGEMVDYDHSRALMEQDVIEVIPLAYMRGRTLNDAFIILDEAQNTTIAQMKMFLTRLGERSKMVVSGDSTQVDLPRGVQSGLVDAIGRLRNVKGIGLSKLETTDIVRHRLVQEIVNAYEEDKG, from the coding sequence ATGACTGAAGCGACATTATCGATTTCACAACCCAATCAAATCCTTTCGCTGTTCGGACCGCGCGACCAAAACGTGCGTCTGTTGCGGGAACGATTTGATGTTTCGATCACGCACCGCGATGGGCAGATTCGTGTCTCCGGGCCTCAAGAAGAGGTGCGGCGGGCGACTCAGGCGCTGGAGCGTTTGCGCGACCAATTGATCCGCAACGGCGTCGTTAACCAAGACGACCTCGACGCGGTATTGGCCGACGACGACGGATCGCCGCGGTCGGGCAAGATCCGCAGCGGTGGTGAGATTCAAATCCGCCATGCCGGTCGTCGGATCAAACCGCGTACCGAAGGGCAGGCGCGTTACGTCGCGGCGATTCGCAAGCACGACTTAAGTTTTTGCATCGGGCCAGCTGGTACCGGGAAAACCTATCTCGCCGTTGCGATGGCCGTCGAAGCGTTAAAAGCGGAAGAAGTGCGGAAGATCGTACTGGTCCGCCCCGCAGTCGAAGCTGGGGAGAGTCTCGGCTTTCTACCGGGTGATTTGCGAGCTAAGCTAAACCCGTACTTACGTCCGCTGTTAGATGCGTTGGGTGAGATGGTCGATTACGATCACTCCCGCGCGTTGATGGAGCAGGACGTGATCGAAGTGATTCCGTTAGCTTACATGCGTGGTCGGACGTTAAACGATGCCTTCATCATTTTGGATGAAGCGCAAAACACGACGATCGCGCAGATGAAGATGTTCCTGACGCGGCTGGGCGAACGCAGCAAGATGGTTGTCTCGGGCGACTCGACGCAAGTCGATCTGCCACGCGGCGTCCAAAGCGGTCTGGTCGATGCCATCGGCCGACTCCGCAACGTCAAAGGAATTGGGCTTTCGAAACTGGAAACTACCGATATTGTGCGGCACCGCTTGGTGCAGGAAATTGTCAACGCCTACGAGGAAGACAAGGGATAG